The nucleotide sequence TTAAAGATAGTTTTTCTATATTTTTGATGTAGCCATCATCTTTTAAGCCTTTGAAGTTACCCTTCAAATCTACCTTAAGCACATCATTACCAGCACCACCATCTATCTTATCCCCAGGATTTAAAGTACTCTCAGCAGCAGTACCTACCACCCCACTAATAAGATCTCCACCCTCAGTACCAGTAATAGTATCATTCTCAGTAGTAAGTGCTATCTTATTTAAACCAGCCTCATCTATACTCTCCTTCAACCCATCAATCTCACCCTTAACCTTATCAAGATCACTAGCACTAGTAATCTCACTAATTAACTTAGAAGTAGTACCCTCATCTAATCCAGTAATATCCTTACCCAAAGTAGCATCAGCAAAGTAATCACTAGCAGCAGCCTTAGCCTCAAATATAGCCTTAGACTCAGCACTACCACCATTAACCATAGAGTCAATCATAGCACCTATTAAATCACCCTTGCTTAAACTAGCAACATTAATAACATTACCCTTACTATCAGTAAATTCTCCACCACCAGTTATAGCCTTAGTCCAATAATTAATACCATCAACATCACTAGTACTACCTAAAGCTATACTATATATCTTAGTAACAAACTCTTTCTCATTACCAGCTAAAAGAGAATCACCAAAGAATTTAGCCGCCCCTGGACTATCAAGCATAATATTAGCTAAACTTGAAACTCCTAAACTATTACTATTGGCATAATCTAACCAATACTTATTACCATCACCCTCACTTGCCATACCCATAATAGTGATATAAAGCATTGAAACATCTGTTTTGTTTAACATTTAAGGACTCCTTAATAAAATAAAATAAAATCACCAGCAAAAGCAACCAACCATATCTATAGTTATCTATATACTAAATACTTACAAGATATCAAATACTATTTTTAGCATTAAATAGCATTAATACTGATTTTTAGTTAAAAAGAGAAAGAGATATTTAAAAAGAGGGAAATGGTTGAAAGATTAAAGAGTATAGGAATTTAAGTAGCAATGTATTATAATATTAAAGCAAATTTCAACGAATCAAAGCAGATAATATCAAAACAGAACGATTATTATAGATAATTTTGATATTAGTTGATACCATAATTTAAATGGTCGAAATCGTATATAAAGGTATGAAATGATATGAAATATAAATTATTTATATTCGCATCTCTATTTATTCTATTTTTTACATTTACTAGTTACGTGATTGTGTATTTATATCTATTTGATTTACGTTCCAATGGTGTATTTTCTTTTAAAAATTTTTTACTAGAAACAACCACAAATTATAATCGTATTATTATAGATAGCGGTTCAAATTCAGTTCATGCTATAGATTCGACTATGCTTGAAAAAGCTTTTGGAAAATTGACTATAAACATCTCAGATAATGCAGGATATCCTTTACAAGACAAATTAGCCAGACTTAAAAAATTTACTCATAAGGGAGATATAGTTTTGCTTCCGCTTGAGTATTATTATTATATGGATGAAAATCCACCTCCAAAAATATATTTTGATAATATATTTGGATCTTTGCATTTTTATTTTGATAGTCTAAATTTGGCTCATAAAATTCAATTTATTTTAAACTCTCCTCCTAGTAGTCTTTTAAAAGCTATCTTTACCAAAAGTCAAAAATTTGATGACTCGATACGCTTCACAAATGAATTTTTAAATGGCAAAAGAGGTGACTACGAGTTTGTACAAAAAAGCAAACCAGTAAAAGAACTAGAATATATGAGCTGTGAAGAGTATATATTTGGTTCAGAAATGAGTATTAGTCCAGATAAATTAAGCAGTAAATTCAAAAAAAATATAAAATTTATCAAACAGATTGAAAATGAAAATGGAGTAAAATTTGTATTTACATATCCTGCTGTAGCGGGAAACGAATGTTATAATGGCAAACTCAAAGATAATTTTCTTATTTTTAACAGAGCTCTTAGAAAATTTATAGATGAAAATGGTTTGGCATTTGTGGGATCGCCTTACGCTTTTCCATACATTCAGATAGATAATAGTTACTATCACATACTTCCTCAAGCCAAGCAAATACACACTCAAAATTTAATAAACTATATCAAAAACTCACCATATAAAGATATATTTTTGAGATAATCTTTAACCAGTAACAATACTCTAAGATAAACATTACTGATGACCCTAAGCGCAGGAGACGCAAGTACTTCAGTAACAGCAGATACTATATCAGCAGATAGTGTTTTTAGTTTTTTAAAAAAAAGGGGGAGGGGAGGATGATTGAAAGATAAATAAATAATTAAATATAAAGCATATAATTTATTATTACAAGAAGCCTGAAATATGGCTCCTTGAATTGTTTTAAATTTAACTCTTTTATCTTTTTAAATTTGATTGTTTTTAAATTTAAAACTCACTCATAAACATCTTTTCTATGAGAAATTTTTACTACAAGAATTACAAGTTTATCGTCTTGAATTTGAGCTATAACACGGTAATCCCCGATTCTATATCTCCATAAACCAAGCATATTTCCAACTAGCGCTTTGCCTTCACAACGTGGATTTTCCAAGCTCTCAATGACTTTTAATTTTTTTAAAATCACGGTTTTAATGCTACCATCAAGCTTCGAAAATTCCTTACTTGCGCTTTTGTTGAATAAAACTTTCAAAGCAAAATTCCATATTTTTTAGCCATATCATCTATAGTGTAAGTCCTCTGGTTTTCACTATCTTTTATCGATTTAATAGCATCTTTGTAATCATCAAAATCATCAAGCAAATTCGATATAGCTTCTTTGAAATAGAATGATTTGCTTCTTTTAGTCTCCTTAGCAAGGTTATCCAATCTATCTGCTAAATCATCATCTAATCTAAATGAAACTTGCATTTTACTCTCCTTTATATACTTGTATTTATTAGAAATACTAGTATAGCATTTTAAAACTTAAACTAGCTGAATTTAATAACTATATTTTTTAATGTGATAACTATAACGAAATACTATAATGCAATATTGATTTTAAATTTAAAAGATTTATTTAAAAGAATTAAATGAGATATCAAGAAGTCGGAAAACCCGACTTCTTTTAGCAAAAAAACTATCTACTATTTATTAAGGTTTGGTCTGAAAGTCAATAATTGCCCTTATATAAAAAATCAAAGACTAAGTTGCTGGATATATAAAAATATAAATATATTTAACTTATTTAGACTTAATTAATCCTTACAACGAATCATCATTGCTGATATATATTTAGACAACAAAGCTCAAAGCCTATCTAAATTAATTATAGCAGGCTTTGAAAATTAGCTTTAATACTAAGCTTGTTCGACGATATTTCCACTATCAAATGTTAGTTCATGAATTCCTGAAAGCTTTATTATGCCATCAGTAATACTGAATGCAGCATTCGCGGCTCCAGTATCTACTACTACATATGTATCATTATTATAATGGAAATAACTAGCTATAGCAGTTGTTGAGCCATCACCTCTTAACGCTTCTGTTATATAGCTATCGAATGTAGCAGTACTATTTAAATCACCTATTTTAGATATACTAGTAGCTGCTTGCTTAGTATTAGCTTTAACTAATGATATATCTATCTTATCACCTTTACCAAAATCTGTTATGGTAGAGTATTTGGTTTTACTAGCTGCAGTTAAATCACTGCTATTAGCCCCAGCCTTACTATCACCTAAAAGCTTAACTGTATCATTTCCAGCGCCTAAAGTTACTATCGTACTTTGATATCCTATTGCTATATTATCATCTCCGCTACCACCTTTTATAGTAGCATTGTCTGCAAGCTTTATTCCGTCATTATCTGCGGCTGGTGTTAGTGTAAGCCCAGCTTTAAGAGCGCTTGCATCTATATTTGCTACCTTAGCATAAGCAGTTGTATGAGAACTACCACTATCGAAAGTTATATTTCCATCGCCGCTTATAACTATAGAAGTAGCGCCTTGAGCATCTAGGATAATTTTATTTATAGTAGAACTATCTTTAGCCACTGAAGTTATATTAACTGTTTCTATTTTAGTATCAACTACAACCCTCTTATCATCACCGCCAGTTTTTCCTACAACTACATTTCCTCCCGCAGTTTTAGCATCTAGAACTAAATTTAAAACGTCGTTTGTTCCTGTTGCATCATTAACAGTTACGTTTATGTTCTTTGTTGCTGCAAACGCTACTCCTTGAAAACTAACTGTTTGCCCTTTATTAATAGTTAAAGTCGTATCTACAGTTACGTCTGTTGTTACGCCTATAACTTGAAATCCTGTTCCGCTAACATCGGCTGTAGTTAATGCGTCGCTAACAGTTATGTTTTCTATGTTTTTAATCATACCTAAAGTGGCAGCGTCTGCTAATGCGCTAGCTTTCATAATAATCGTATCATTTCCCGCGCCGCCATCTATGACCGAACCCGCACTTAATTTATTAGATTCTAAAACAAGTGTATCATTTCCTGAACCACTACTTACTTTAAGTCCAGCTTTAGCATCTGCGTTTGAATCTCCAAATGATATTTTAGCATTTCCACTAAATCCACTAGCATCTATACTAGTTACATTATCAAGATCTCCAGCGTCAAGTAAAAGCTCTTTACCACTACCTTTTACGATAAACGTAGTAAATGAATCATTTTGTAATTCAGCGTGGGTTGGATCTTTGGTACCATCAGCCTTAGTTATTAAAAAGTTGTTACTATCTGCATTTGCTGTGATATTAGCCACTTTAGTTACTTGATTAGTTACTAGAGCAAAAGTAGCGTCTTTACCACTGAAATTTAAATTTAAAGTCTCAGCAGTTGATGTAATGTGAGCTATTTTACTATCGCTTCCATTAATCATATTAACATTATTAAAGTTTAGCGTAGTAGCTCCTTTAAAGTTAATCGCAGCTGCCGCAGAGCTAGAATCACCTAAGGTAACATTCTCTAAAGTAACGGTATTTAGCTTATCTCCACCTGCAGTTATAGTTAAATTAGCAGCGTTTTTAACACTTAGATTTTCAACGCTATTTGCTTTAGTAAGAGTAACTGCTCCTGCTCCATTAGCATCTACTGATATACTAGTAGCTGCATCAGTATCACTTAAAGTTACTGCTCCAGCCGCATTAACATTAACGCTCTTGGCACTAGCAGCGCTTAGCGCATCTACAGATCCATTTGCTTTAATGTTTAATTTTCCACTAATATCAGTTGTAAGTCCAGTAAGCTTACCTCCTAAAACATCTAAGCCAAGATTAACCATACCAGTTGATCCACTATTTAAAGTAATAGCAGTGTCATTAGATAAATCAGTTACTATATTTACACTCTCAACATTAGTTACGCCGGCTAAAGCCTTAACCAAATCCTCGCCTTTTAACTTAGCATCGCTAGCACTATTATTAGCTAAAACTTGTACATTCAACGTATCTCTTCCCGCACCGCCATCAATCTTATCAAATGCACTAAGAGTACTCTTAT is from Campylobacter fetus subsp. testudinum 03-427 and encodes:
- a CDS encoding surface array protein, producing the protein MKYKLFIFASLFILFFTFTSYVIVYLYLFDLRSNGVFSFKNFLLETTTNYNRIIIDSGSNSVHAIDSTMLEKAFGKLTINISDNAGYPLQDKLARLKKFTHKGDIVLLPLEYYYYMDENPPPKIYFDNIFGSLHFYFDSLNLAHKIQFILNSPPSSLLKAIFTKSQKFDDSIRFTNEFLNGKRGDYEFVQKSKPVKELEYMSCEEYIFGSEMSISPDKLSSKFKKNIKFIKQIENENGVKFVFTYPAVAGNECYNGKLKDNFLIFNRALRKFIDENGLAFVGSPYAFPYIQIDNSYYHILPQAKQIHTQNLINYIKNSPYKDIFLR
- a CDS encoding toxin-antitoxin system, toxin component, RelE/ParE family (Pfam match to PF05016.10 ParE_toxin); this encodes MKVLFNKSASKEFSKLDGSIKTVILKKLKVIESLENPRCEGKALVGNMLGLWRYRIGDYRVIAQIQDDKLVILVVKISHRKDVYE
- a CDS encoding toxin-antitoxin system, antitoxin component (Pfam match to PF01402.17 RHH_1); this encodes MQVSFRLDDDLADRLDNLAKETKRSKSFYFKEAISNLLDDFDDYKDAIKSIKDSENQRTYTIDDMAKKYGILL
- the sapA8 gene encoding surface array protein A; translation: MLNKTDVSMLYITIMGMASEGDGNKYWLDYANSNSLGVSSLANIMLDSPGAAKFFGDSLLAGNEKEFVTKIYSIALGSTSDVDGINYWTKAITGGGEFTDSKGNVINVASLSKGDLIGAMIDSMVNGGSAESKAIFEAKAAASDYFADATLGKDITGLDEGTTSKLISEITSASDLDKVKGEIDALKSELPNPGSTYDLTEGNDNLKGTDLDDTFNGTTYVGNGTNKSTLSAFDKIDGGAGRDTLNVQVLANNSASDAKLKGEDLVKALAGVTNVESVNIVTDLSNDTAITLNSGSTGMVNLGLDVLGGKLTGLTTDISGKLNIKANGSVDALSAASAKSVNVNAAGAVTLSDTDAATSISVDANGAGAVTLTKANSVENLSVKNAANLTITAGGDKLNTVTLENVTLGDSSSAAAAINFKGATTLNFNNVNMINGSDSKIAHITSTAETLNLNFSGKDATFALVTNQVTKVANITANADSNNFLITKADGTKDPTHAELQNDSFTTFIVKGSGKELLLDAGDLDNVTSIDASGFSGNAKISFGDSNADAKAGLKVSSGSGNDTLVLESNKLSAGSVIDGGAGNDTIIMKASALADAATLGMIKNIENITVSDALTTADVSGTGFQVIGVTTDVTVDTTLTINKGQTVSFQGVAFAATKNINVTVNDATGTNDVLNLVLDAKTAGGNVVVGKTGGDDKRVVVDTKIETVNITSVAKDSSTINKIILDAQGATSIVISGDGNITFDSGSSHTTAYAKVANIDASALKAGLTLTPAADNDGIKLADNATIKGGSGDDNIAIGYQSTIVTLGAGNDTVKLLGDSKAGANSSDLTAASKTKYSTITDFGKGDKIDISLVKANTKQAATSISKIGDLNSTATFDSYITEALRGDGSTTAIASYFHYNNDTYVVVDTGAANAAFSITDGIIKLSGIHELTFDSGNIVEQA